A genomic stretch from Bacterioplanes sanyensis includes:
- a CDS encoding LysE family translocator — protein MDVWKLLLFIPACFALNMTPGPNNLLSMNNARCYGFASALIAGLGRIAAFSVMIALAASGLAVVLYTSEALFLAIKLLGAAYLMWIAFNLWRSDTSPIADIKHRSSQLSLVKQEFLLASGNPKAILIFTAFLPQFVDVSSNVSEQFFALGVTFLLLELVAISIYAAFGLYLRQWFSRPKLAQRFNRGCATFLAMSGVNLLVSRQ, from the coding sequence ATGGATGTTTGGAAATTATTACTATTTATACCGGCTTGTTTTGCGCTCAATATGACACCAGGGCCAAACAATCTGTTATCTATGAATAATGCTCGGTGTTACGGATTTGCATCCGCGCTTATCGCTGGTTTGGGGCGAATCGCTGCATTTTCTGTGATGATTGCTTTGGCAGCGTCTGGCTTGGCCGTTGTGCTGTACACCTCTGAAGCTTTGTTTCTGGCTATTAAGCTGCTCGGAGCGGCGTATTTGATGTGGATTGCATTCAACCTGTGGCGCTCAGATACTAGCCCTATTGCGGATATCAAACATAGGAGTAGTCAGCTTTCTCTGGTTAAACAGGAATTTTTATTGGCGTCTGGAAACCCGAAGGCGATACTGATATTCACTGCATTTCTGCCTCAGTTTGTCGATGTCTCATCGAATGTGAGTGAGCAGTTTTTTGCCTTGGGTGTCACCTTTCTGCTGTTAGAGCTGGTAGCAATTTCAATCTACGCGGCTTTTGGTTTGTATCTGCGTCAATGGTTCTCGCGGCCTAAGCTGGCGCAGCGTTTTAATCGAGGATGTGCAACTTTCCTAGCCATGTCTGGAGTCAACCTGCTGGTCAGTCGCCAATGA
- a CDS encoding G8 domain-containing protein encodes MQLANIVILRTALVLAAALSVSACGGTDGSDTAQEPVAGSDQGQDNDQDNDQGNDQGNDQGNDQDNDQDNDQDNDQDNDQGNDQGNDQGNDQNGDQDGSHGSDHGSDHGSGDHTAHHCHSTPDFARTELVTHTATQSGAWSDPATWGGNVPDTGAVTRIPEGVSVTLGSVSDTRLKLVRIDGALTFANDRNTRLLVDTLYSSCNGTLQIGSAEQPISANAKAEVVFIDEGPVSDAARLSRGAILAGKTTMHGAAKTHRAIITPQAKQGDTELSLNQEPTGWAVGDQLVITGTVVNDPASDEIRTISAINGNRVTLDQPLTLDHTAPKPELNVYVANISRNIEFRSENTAIQHRGHMMFMSAHVDIQNARFTELGRSDKTRPLDDYEFIFDDPESAGDDAPASANAVALGGSNVRGRYAIHFHQVGTQPDSMAATVKGSVVYKGPGWGFVNHSSHVHFIDNVSYGLQGAGFYTEAGDELGSMQGNIAIRSINSSFSVDDQGAIDPDLRANRMDYGHDGDGFWLTGPRVSLINNVSAGASAHGFIYWSDGIINPGPGWVKRVSIPVSHLPNGQLITGRDSVPVWWAPMAESRGNESYGATVGFRIRYIHAKNYLGREEQSDFHRSPPQAYIDTLSPTVKDLTVWGSRDGVLLNYNERLSLQGANIHGFGKDISQFSFNEGTAKSGVGLDISNDATHGPGRVDNVSIEGFGMGMALPVNSQWDMNQLSLTNNGTDLLVIDPESEGARISISNLNYQSFSVHDQPGATTFPEHIQINTVQ; translated from the coding sequence ATGCAACTAGCAAATATTGTCATACTCAGAACGGCTTTGGTGCTCGCGGCCGCGCTGTCGGTATCCGCTTGTGGCGGCACCGATGGCTCAGACACAGCTCAAGAGCCCGTGGCAGGGTCCGACCAGGGCCAAGATAACGATCAAGATAACGATCAAGGCAACGATCAAGGCAACGATCAAGGCAACGATCAAGATAACGATCAAGATAACGATCAAGATAACGATCAAGATAACGATCAAGGCAACGATCAAGGCAACGATCAAGGCAACGATCAAAACGGCGATCAAGACGGCAGCCATGGCAGTGACCATGGTAGCGATCACGGCAGTGGCGACCATACCGCACACCACTGCCATTCAACGCCGGACTTTGCGCGCACAGAGCTGGTCACGCACACGGCCACTCAATCGGGTGCTTGGTCTGACCCAGCGACCTGGGGCGGCAATGTACCCGACACCGGCGCCGTTACTCGAATTCCAGAGGGCGTATCCGTCACACTTGGAAGTGTGTCGGACACACGCTTAAAGCTTGTCCGCATTGACGGAGCCTTAACCTTTGCCAACGACCGCAACACCCGTTTGCTGGTGGATACGCTCTACAGCTCATGCAATGGAACATTGCAGATCGGCAGTGCAGAGCAACCCATTAGCGCCAACGCCAAAGCCGAAGTGGTGTTTATCGACGAGGGCCCAGTGAGTGATGCCGCCAGACTCAGCCGAGGGGCTATCTTAGCTGGCAAAACCACCATGCATGGCGCTGCCAAAACTCACCGGGCCATCATCACCCCTCAGGCCAAACAAGGCGATACAGAACTCAGCCTTAACCAGGAACCAACTGGCTGGGCAGTGGGCGATCAGCTGGTGATTACAGGCACCGTCGTCAACGACCCAGCCAGTGACGAAATTCGTACCATCAGTGCCATAAATGGCAACCGAGTTACTCTCGACCAGCCGTTAACGTTGGATCACACAGCTCCCAAACCAGAGCTGAATGTGTACGTCGCCAATATCAGTAGAAACATCGAGTTTCGCTCTGAAAATACTGCCATTCAGCACCGTGGCCATATGATGTTTATGAGCGCTCACGTAGATATCCAAAATGCCCGCTTTACCGAACTGGGTCGCAGCGATAAAACCCGCCCACTCGACGACTACGAATTCATATTTGATGACCCAGAAAGTGCCGGCGACGATGCCCCCGCTTCTGCGAATGCCGTTGCATTGGGTGGCTCAAATGTCCGAGGTCGCTACGCCATTCACTTTCACCAGGTAGGCACTCAACCCGACAGCATGGCGGCCACGGTAAAAGGTTCTGTGGTCTATAAAGGGCCAGGCTGGGGATTTGTTAATCATTCTTCCCACGTGCATTTTATCGACAACGTGTCCTACGGCTTGCAAGGCGCGGGCTTTTATACCGAGGCCGGCGATGAGCTGGGCAGCATGCAGGGAAATATCGCCATACGCAGCATCAACTCGTCATTTTCCGTCGATGACCAGGGCGCCATCGACCCGGACTTACGCGCCAATAGAATGGACTATGGCCACGATGGCGATGGCTTTTGGCTCACTGGGCCTCGCGTCAGTCTGATTAATAATGTTTCCGCTGGCGCCTCCGCTCACGGTTTTATTTATTGGAGCGACGGCATCATTAACCCTGGCCCTGGCTGGGTAAAACGGGTGTCGATTCCGGTGTCACACCTCCCTAATGGCCAGCTCATCACAGGTCGCGATTCCGTGCCCGTTTGGTGGGCGCCGATGGCAGAAAGTCGCGGTAATGAATCCTATGGCGCAACGGTCGGGTTCCGCATTCGTTACATACATGCCAAGAATTATCTTGGACGCGAAGAGCAAAGCGATTTTCACCGCTCACCACCGCAAGCCTACATCGACACCCTGTCACCGACTGTCAAAGATCTTACCGTGTGGGGCAGTCGCGACGGTGTATTGCTGAATTACAACGAGCGCTTAAGCCTGCAAGGTGCAAACATTCACGGCTTTGGAAAAGATATTAGCCAGTTCAGTTTTAATGAAGGCACGGCCAAGTCCGGGGTTGGCCTAGACATATCAAACGACGCCACACACGGCCCTGGGCGGGTAGACAATGTCTCCATCGAAGGATTTGGTATGGGCATGGCGCTGCCGGTCAACAGCCAGTGGGATATGAACCAATTAAGCCTAACCAATAATGGTACTGATCTTCTGGTGATCGATCCGGAAAGTGAGGGTGCAAGAATATCCATCAGCAATCTTAACTATCAGAGCTTTAGTGTTCATGACCAACCGGGTGCGACGACCTTTCCTGAGCATATTCAGATAAACACCGTACAATAG